From the genome of Salvelinus fontinalis isolate EN_2023a chromosome 20, ASM2944872v1, whole genome shotgun sequence, one region includes:
- the LOC129817793 gene encoding breast cancer metastasis-suppressor 1-like protein-A isoform X2 yields MPVHAREKKESNHEEMEVDFPDQDASSTDEEDTVSSSVSEDGDSSDMDDEDCERRRIECMDEMTTLEKQFGDLKEQLYKERLSQVDIKLKEVIAGCAQEYLEPLANLQENMQIRTKVADDLPTSSLGIYRELCLESVKNKYDCEIQAACQHWESEKLLLFDTVQSELEEKIRRLEEDRHSIDITSELWNDGLHSRKNKKKDPFCPAKKKKPVVVSGPYIVYMLQDLDILEDWTAIRKAMASLGPHRVKVDVPTKADRHHHVARSEEGRLFYDSQWYCRGQAICINRKDQYPTSAMITTINHDEVWFKRQDGSKSKLYISQLQKGKYTIKHS; encoded by the exons ATGCCGGTGCACGCTCGCGAAAAGAAAGAAAGCAATCACGAAGAAATGGAGGTTGATTTTCCCGATCAAGACGCTAGCAGCACCGACGAAGAGGACACTGTAAGCTCTTCTGTATCCGAAGATGGAGACAGCTCGG ATATGGACGATGAGGACTGTGAGAGAAGACGAATTGAATGCATGGACGAGATGACTACCCTCGAGAAGCAATTCGGTGACTTGAAAGAACA GTTGTACAAGGAGAGGCTAAGTCAGGTGGATATAAAGCTGAAGGAAGTGATAGCTGGCTGTGCCCAAGAGTATCTGGAACCACTGGCCAACCTGCAGGAGAATATGCAGATCAGGACCAAAGTAGCTG ATGACCTACCTACCAGCTCCCTGG GCATCTACAGAGAGCTGTGTCTGGAGTCTGTGAAGAACAAGTATGACTGTGAAATCCAGGCTGCCTGCCAACACTGGGAG AGTGAGAAGCTGTTGCTGTTTGACACGGTGCAGAGTGAGTTAGAGGAGAAGATCAGACGCCTGGAGGAGGACCGACACAGCATCGACATCACCTCAG AACTTTGGAATGATGGTTTACATTCACGGAAGAACAAGAAGAAGGATCCCTTCTGCCCTgccaagaagaagaagcctgtTGTTGTCTCCG GTCCatatattgtttatatgctgCAAGACCTGGATATACTTGAAGACTGGACAGCAATACGAAAG GCGATGGCGTCGTTGGGGCCTCACAGGGTCAAGGTTGACG tccctACCAAGGCTGACAGACACCACCATGTGGCGAGGTCTGAGGAGGGCAGACTGTTCTATGACAGCCAGTGGTATTGCAGAGGACAGGCCATATGCATCAACAGGAAGGACCAGTACCCCACCAG cGCCATGATAACCACCATTAACCACGACGAGGTGTGGTTCAAACGGCAGGACGGCAGCAAGTCCAAGTTGTACATCTCTCAGCTGCAGAAAGGCAAATACACCATCAAACACTCCTAA
- the LOC129817793 gene encoding breast cancer metastasis-suppressor 1-like protein-A isoform X1 — MPVHAREKKESNHEEMEVDFPDQDASSTDEEDTVSSSVSEDGDSSDMDDEDCERRRIECMDEMTTLEKQFGDLKEQLYKERLSQVDIKLKEVIAGCAQEYLEPLANLQENMQIRTKVADDLPTSSLGIYRELCLESVKNKYDCEIQAACQHWESEKLLLFDTVQSELEEKIRRLEEDRHSIDITSELWNDGLHSRKNKKKDPFCPAKKKKPVVVSGPYIVYMLQDLDILEDWTAIRKAPQAMASLGPHRVKVDVPTKADRHHHVARSEEGRLFYDSQWYCRGQAICINRKDQYPTSAMITTINHDEVWFKRQDGSKSKLYISQLQKGKYTIKHS, encoded by the exons ATGCCGGTGCACGCTCGCGAAAAGAAAGAAAGCAATCACGAAGAAATGGAGGTTGATTTTCCCGATCAAGACGCTAGCAGCACCGACGAAGAGGACACTGTAAGCTCTTCTGTATCCGAAGATGGAGACAGCTCGG ATATGGACGATGAGGACTGTGAGAGAAGACGAATTGAATGCATGGACGAGATGACTACCCTCGAGAAGCAATTCGGTGACTTGAAAGAACA GTTGTACAAGGAGAGGCTAAGTCAGGTGGATATAAAGCTGAAGGAAGTGATAGCTGGCTGTGCCCAAGAGTATCTGGAACCACTGGCCAACCTGCAGGAGAATATGCAGATCAGGACCAAAGTAGCTG ATGACCTACCTACCAGCTCCCTGG GCATCTACAGAGAGCTGTGTCTGGAGTCTGTGAAGAACAAGTATGACTGTGAAATCCAGGCTGCCTGCCAACACTGGGAG AGTGAGAAGCTGTTGCTGTTTGACACGGTGCAGAGTGAGTTAGAGGAGAAGATCAGACGCCTGGAGGAGGACCGACACAGCATCGACATCACCTCAG AACTTTGGAATGATGGTTTACATTCACGGAAGAACAAGAAGAAGGATCCCTTCTGCCCTgccaagaagaagaagcctgtTGTTGTCTCCG GTCCatatattgtttatatgctgCAAGACCTGGATATACTTGAAGACTGGACAGCAATACGAAAGG CACCACAGGCGATGGCGTCGTTGGGGCCTCACAGGGTCAAGGTTGACG tccctACCAAGGCTGACAGACACCACCATGTGGCGAGGTCTGAGGAGGGCAGACTGTTCTATGACAGCCAGTGGTATTGCAGAGGACAGGCCATATGCATCAACAGGAAGGACCAGTACCCCACCAG cGCCATGATAACCACCATTAACCACGACGAGGTGTGGTTCAAACGGCAGGACGGCAGCAAGTCCAAGTTGTACATCTCTCAGCTGCAGAAAGGCAAATACACCATCAAACACTCCTAA
- the LOC129817793 gene encoding breast cancer metastasis-suppressor 1-like protein-A isoform X4 — MPVHAREKKESNHEEMEVDFPDQDASSTDEEDTVSSSVSEDGDSSDMDDEDCERRRIECMDEMTTLEKQFGDLKEQLYKERLSQVDIKLKEVIAGCAQEYLEPLANLQENMQIRTKVAGIYRELCLESVKNKYDCEIQAACQHWESEKLLLFDTVQSELEEKIRRLEEDRHSIDITSELWNDGLHSRKNKKKDPFCPAKKKKPVVVSGPYIVYMLQDLDILEDWTAIRKAMASLGPHRVKVDVPTKADRHHHVARSEEGRLFYDSQWYCRGQAICINRKDQYPTSAMITTINHDEVWFKRQDGSKSKLYISQLQKGKYTIKHS; from the exons ATGCCGGTGCACGCTCGCGAAAAGAAAGAAAGCAATCACGAAGAAATGGAGGTTGATTTTCCCGATCAAGACGCTAGCAGCACCGACGAAGAGGACACTGTAAGCTCTTCTGTATCCGAAGATGGAGACAGCTCGG ATATGGACGATGAGGACTGTGAGAGAAGACGAATTGAATGCATGGACGAGATGACTACCCTCGAGAAGCAATTCGGTGACTTGAAAGAACA GTTGTACAAGGAGAGGCTAAGTCAGGTGGATATAAAGCTGAAGGAAGTGATAGCTGGCTGTGCCCAAGAGTATCTGGAACCACTGGCCAACCTGCAGGAGAATATGCAGATCAGGACCAAAGTAGCTG GCATCTACAGAGAGCTGTGTCTGGAGTCTGTGAAGAACAAGTATGACTGTGAAATCCAGGCTGCCTGCCAACACTGGGAG AGTGAGAAGCTGTTGCTGTTTGACACGGTGCAGAGTGAGTTAGAGGAGAAGATCAGACGCCTGGAGGAGGACCGACACAGCATCGACATCACCTCAG AACTTTGGAATGATGGTTTACATTCACGGAAGAACAAGAAGAAGGATCCCTTCTGCCCTgccaagaagaagaagcctgtTGTTGTCTCCG GTCCatatattgtttatatgctgCAAGACCTGGATATACTTGAAGACTGGACAGCAATACGAAAG GCGATGGCGTCGTTGGGGCCTCACAGGGTCAAGGTTGACG tccctACCAAGGCTGACAGACACCACCATGTGGCGAGGTCTGAGGAGGGCAGACTGTTCTATGACAGCCAGTGGTATTGCAGAGGACAGGCCATATGCATCAACAGGAAGGACCAGTACCCCACCAG cGCCATGATAACCACCATTAACCACGACGAGGTGTGGTTCAAACGGCAGGACGGCAGCAAGTCCAAGTTGTACATCTCTCAGCTGCAGAAAGGCAAATACACCATCAAACACTCCTAA
- the LOC129817793 gene encoding breast cancer metastasis-suppressor 1-like protein-A isoform X3 has translation MPVHAREKKESNHEEMEVDFPDQDASSTDEEDTVSSSVSEDGDSSDMDDEDCERRRIECMDEMTTLEKQFGDLKEQLYKERLSQVDIKLKEVIAGCAQEYLEPLANLQENMQIRTKVAGIYRELCLESVKNKYDCEIQAACQHWESEKLLLFDTVQSELEEKIRRLEEDRHSIDITSELWNDGLHSRKNKKKDPFCPAKKKKPVVVSGPYIVYMLQDLDILEDWTAIRKAPQAMASLGPHRVKVDVPTKADRHHHVARSEEGRLFYDSQWYCRGQAICINRKDQYPTSAMITTINHDEVWFKRQDGSKSKLYISQLQKGKYTIKHS, from the exons ATGCCGGTGCACGCTCGCGAAAAGAAAGAAAGCAATCACGAAGAAATGGAGGTTGATTTTCCCGATCAAGACGCTAGCAGCACCGACGAAGAGGACACTGTAAGCTCTTCTGTATCCGAAGATGGAGACAGCTCGG ATATGGACGATGAGGACTGTGAGAGAAGACGAATTGAATGCATGGACGAGATGACTACCCTCGAGAAGCAATTCGGTGACTTGAAAGAACA GTTGTACAAGGAGAGGCTAAGTCAGGTGGATATAAAGCTGAAGGAAGTGATAGCTGGCTGTGCCCAAGAGTATCTGGAACCACTGGCCAACCTGCAGGAGAATATGCAGATCAGGACCAAAGTAGCTG GCATCTACAGAGAGCTGTGTCTGGAGTCTGTGAAGAACAAGTATGACTGTGAAATCCAGGCTGCCTGCCAACACTGGGAG AGTGAGAAGCTGTTGCTGTTTGACACGGTGCAGAGTGAGTTAGAGGAGAAGATCAGACGCCTGGAGGAGGACCGACACAGCATCGACATCACCTCAG AACTTTGGAATGATGGTTTACATTCACGGAAGAACAAGAAGAAGGATCCCTTCTGCCCTgccaagaagaagaagcctgtTGTTGTCTCCG GTCCatatattgtttatatgctgCAAGACCTGGATATACTTGAAGACTGGACAGCAATACGAAAGG CACCACAGGCGATGGCGTCGTTGGGGCCTCACAGGGTCAAGGTTGACG tccctACCAAGGCTGACAGACACCACCATGTGGCGAGGTCTGAGGAGGGCAGACTGTTCTATGACAGCCAGTGGTATTGCAGAGGACAGGCCATATGCATCAACAGGAAGGACCAGTACCCCACCAG cGCCATGATAACCACCATTAACCACGACGAGGTGTGGTTCAAACGGCAGGACGGCAGCAAGTCCAAGTTGTACATCTCTCAGCTGCAGAAAGGCAAATACACCATCAAACACTCCTAA